Proteins from one Natrinema salinisoli genomic window:
- a CDS encoding aldehyde ferredoxin oxidoreductase C-terminal domain-containing protein yields the protein MLHADGPLLTVDVGERTATETTIDETLEAAVGGRAVATALAHERIPFDADPFGPENRAYLATGPLQQSQMSFTGRMNMTALSPLTDGLVSTNAGGYLSRNFVETGISVLEVAGESDELLAVHVTDQGVEFEEVPELEGATVPETSDYAAEHHDLGPENCVAIGPAGENEVRFASVMTFDSRAFGRGGLGAVLGSKNVKCVTFEGDNAPTVEIPDPPETDVHREAAQSDDRMRRQGTTGGTEFINDNFSLPTRYFNEYGFEHADRIGGNAVEEKKYKKGACSACAYACKLPTRDEETGVETEGPEFETVYAFGSSQGVGDIVDVMRANELCDSLGMDTISAGVTVAAYLASEDEFGNAELAREITEKIARREGIGDALAEGVARCHDDLGVDDYTVKGMEFAAHDGRVLHGQGLSYALANRGADHMYAGMLTLEYSGELDPEGTLGKAERLVHEENAAAFRDTGIVCAFGSDYVTEDRLETLFDADYEDLMEIGARTVRLERHFNNRRGFDRSDDGLPYEIPDLETAIDEYYATRGWTDDGIVPDAALESIAPAPSAD from the coding sequence ATGCTTCACGCGGACGGGCCACTACTCACCGTCGACGTCGGTGAGCGAACTGCGACCGAGACGACCATCGACGAAACGCTCGAGGCGGCCGTCGGCGGGCGGGCAGTCGCGACCGCCCTCGCCCACGAACGGATCCCGTTCGACGCGGACCCGTTCGGCCCCGAGAACCGGGCGTACCTCGCCACCGGACCACTCCAGCAGTCCCAGATGTCATTTACCGGTCGGATGAACATGACAGCTCTCTCGCCCCTGACAGACGGCCTGGTCTCGACCAACGCCGGCGGCTATCTCTCCCGGAATTTCGTCGAGACGGGGATCAGCGTCCTCGAGGTCGCCGGCGAGAGCGACGAGTTGCTGGCCGTCCACGTCACCGATCAGGGTGTCGAGTTCGAGGAAGTGCCCGAACTCGAAGGGGCCACGGTGCCCGAGACCTCCGACTACGCGGCCGAGCACCACGACCTCGGCCCGGAAAACTGCGTCGCGATCGGGCCGGCCGGCGAGAACGAAGTACGGTTCGCCTCGGTGATGACCTTCGACTCACGAGCGTTCGGTCGCGGCGGGCTCGGGGCCGTCCTGGGATCGAAGAACGTCAAGTGCGTCACCTTCGAGGGGGACAATGCACCGACCGTCGAGATTCCGGACCCGCCGGAAACGGACGTCCACCGGGAAGCGGCCCAGTCGGACGACCGGATGCGACGGCAGGGAACGACGGGCGGCACCGAGTTCATCAACGACAACTTCTCGCTTCCGACGCGCTATTTCAACGAGTACGGATTCGAGCACGCCGATCGGATCGGCGGCAACGCCGTCGAGGAGAAAAAGTACAAGAAAGGCGCCTGTTCGGCCTGCGCCTACGCGTGCAAACTTCCGACTCGAGACGAAGAAACCGGCGTCGAAACCGAAGGGCCGGAGTTCGAGACCGTCTACGCCTTCGGTTCGAGCCAGGGCGTGGGCGACATCGTCGACGTCATGCGGGCGAACGAGCTCTGTGACAGCCTCGGCATGGACACGATCTCCGCGGGCGTCACCGTCGCGGCCTACCTCGCGAGCGAAGACGAGTTCGGAAACGCGGAACTCGCACGGGAGATCACCGAGAAAATAGCGCGCCGCGAGGGGATCGGCGACGCGCTCGCGGAGGGCGTCGCCCGCTGTCACGACGACCTCGGCGTCGACGACTACACCGTCAAGGGAATGGAGTTCGCCGCCCACGACGGACGCGTCCTCCACGGCCAGGGGCTCTCCTACGCGCTCGCGAACCGGGGTGCGGACCACATGTACGCCGGGATGTTGACACTCGAGTACAGCGGCGAACTGGATCCGGAGGGCACCCTTGGAAAGGCCGAGCGGCTCGTGCACGAGGAGAACGCCGCGGCGTTCCGGGATACGGGTATCGTCTGCGCGTTCGGCAGCGATTACGTCACTGAAGACCGGCTGGAAACCCTGTTCGACGCCGACTACGAGGATCTCATGGAGATCGGGGCCCGAACCGTTCGTCTCGAGCGCCACTTCAACAACCGCCGCGGGTTCGACCGAAGCGACGACGGATTACC
- a CDS encoding HAD family hydrolase has protein sequence MQYDAVLFDFDGVVVETPPPERLSDALGRTYEKLGRSGPAAETLQELVRGDFESIARRCHTLGIETDVFCAQAAREMVRTQREEVERGLRSAYDDVAVVRSLEHPLGIVSDNHPTVVSTLLDRFGLRSLFETVYGCPLTPDGLDRRKPDSTNIEAAMDSLEAESALYVGDRPVDVQAADNAGIDSALLSRSAESGRDETDVTPTYHIPSLSKLPSILQ, from the coding sequence ATGCAATACGACGCGGTCCTGTTCGACTTCGACGGGGTCGTGGTCGAAACACCCCCGCCCGAGCGGCTCTCCGACGCCCTCGGACGGACGTACGAGAAACTCGGTCGGTCCGGGCCGGCGGCCGAGACGCTCCAGGAACTCGTGCGCGGGGACTTCGAATCCATCGCCAGGCGGTGCCACACCCTCGGCATCGAGACCGACGTCTTCTGTGCGCAGGCCGCCCGCGAGATGGTTCGGACCCAGCGCGAGGAGGTCGAGCGCGGACTGCGCTCGGCCTACGACGACGTCGCTGTTGTGCGGTCGCTCGAGCACCCGCTCGGAATCGTCAGCGACAACCATCCGACCGTCGTCTCGACGCTGCTCGATCGGTTCGGGCTCCGATCGCTGTTCGAGACCGTTTACGGCTGTCCGCTGACTCCCGACGGGCTCGATCGGCGCAAACCCGATTCGACGAATATCGAGGCCGCGATGGATTCTCTCGAGGCTGAATCCGCGCTGTACGTCGGCGATCGGCCGGTCGACGTGCAGGCGGCGGACAACGCCGGGATCGATTCGGCGTTGCTCTCGCGGTCCGCAGAGAGCGGCCGAGACGAGACCGACGTGACGCCGACCTATCACATCCCGTCCCTCTCGAAACTCCCCTCGATTCTCCAGTAG
- a CDS encoding DICT sensory domain-containing protein, which produces MNVTTESLADCIDRIETDRKTIRVCNPADDADVSLLESFFDPHDVDVEIVDAPGRPASVVDLRADGRRIASSPLDDVRRYARAWEESMTVGLRADRPAVVTELADNYFESYDKQRMIMASRIVEFRAWNVGGGELHAGFQQLSKLDHQPEVYRNLASSSVDTHVYGEPDREPLPELELTVHGGESEELRRHWWVAYDGNGDDEEKVVLLAQERGPNQFYGFWTERPAVVDDVIARMEFLA; this is translated from the coding sequence ATGAACGTCACCACCGAGTCGCTGGCCGACTGCATCGACCGAATCGAAACCGACCGGAAGACGATCCGGGTGTGCAACCCCGCCGACGACGCGGACGTATCGCTCCTCGAGTCGTTTTTCGACCCGCACGACGTCGACGTCGAAATCGTCGACGCGCCCGGTCGCCCGGCGAGCGTCGTCGATCTCCGCGCGGACGGTCGGCGCATCGCCTCGAGTCCGCTCGACGACGTTCGACGCTACGCCCGGGCCTGGGAAGAGTCGATGACCGTCGGGCTGCGGGCCGACCGGCCGGCAGTGGTCACCGAGTTGGCGGACAACTACTTCGAATCGTACGACAAACAGCGGATGATCATGGCCTCGCGGATCGTCGAATTCAGGGCCTGGAACGTCGGTGGGGGCGAGCTCCACGCGGGCTTCCAACAGTTATCCAAACTCGACCATCAGCCCGAAGTCTACCGAAACCTCGCGTCGTCGAGCGTCGACACCCACGTCTACGGCGAACCCGACCGAGAGCCGCTCCCGGAACTCGAGCTGACGGTTCACGGGGGTGAGAGCGAGGAACTCCGCCGTCACTGGTGGGTCGCCTACGACGGGAACGGCGATGACGAGGAAAAAGTCGTCCTCCTCGCACAGGAACGAGGTCCCAACCAGTTCTACGGGTTCTGGACCGAACGACCGGCCGTCGTCGACGACGTCATCGCTCGCATGGAATTCCTCGCCTGA
- a CDS encoding GNAT family N-acetyltransferase, translated as MYVRDAKNREEVWLLDHIESMGLDETAFRSRDYVVAIDEESGEKAGFGRIRIHKTDEDSDGAVCELTSIGVLEGWREQGVGAHVVERLVEYASDEGFDTVYVLTGEGSYLAQFGFQRIGESDLPAVLQERLEDKREGSDPEAVPLTIDVGEFRMPEALREAFKRAPEGRGEVDDDDSPEDFGIDPESATYKYDTGR; from the coding sequence ATGTACGTGCGGGACGCGAAAAACAGGGAGGAGGTCTGGCTGCTGGATCACATCGAGTCGATGGGGCTCGACGAGACGGCGTTTCGCTCCCGTGACTACGTCGTCGCGATCGACGAGGAATCCGGTGAAAAAGCCGGATTCGGCCGCATTCGTATCCACAAGACCGACGAGGACTCGGACGGCGCCGTCTGTGAACTGACCAGTATCGGCGTCCTCGAGGGCTGGCGGGAACAGGGCGTCGGCGCACACGTCGTCGAACGACTCGTGGAGTACGCCAGCGACGAGGGGTTCGACACGGTCTACGTCCTGACCGGCGAGGGTTCCTATCTCGCCCAGTTCGGGTTCCAGCGGATCGGTGAGTCCGATCTGCCGGCCGTCCTGCAGGAGCGACTCGAGGACAAACGCGAGGGGTCCGATCCCGAGGCGGTGCCGTTGACGATCGACGTCGGTGAGTTTCGGATGCCAGAGGCCCTCCGAGAAGCGTTCAAGCGGGCTCCGGAAGGGCGCGGGGAGGTGGACGACGACGACTCCCCGGAGGACTTCGGTATCGATCCGGAGTCGGCGACGTACAAGTACGATACCGGTCGGTAG
- a CDS encoding acyl-CoA mutase large subunit family protein, protein MFDPDELEEIRASKEEWHEAEVEPVLERFGERKETFTTDTGGQEVDRLYTPADTGDLDYEEDLGNPGEPPYTRGVYSTGYRGRLWTMRQYAGFSTPEDTNERYHYLLDEGQTGLSMAFDLPTQMGYDSDASMAAGEVGKAGVAIDSLDDMETVFDGIPLDEVSTSMTINAPASVLLAMYIAVGDQQGVDREELRGTIQNDILKEYIARNTYIYPPEASMRIITDIFEFCAEETPKFNTISISGYHIREAGSTAAQELAFTLGDGIEYVETAIEAGLDVDDFAPQLSFFFNGHNNIFEEVAKFRAARRMWHDIIDERFDADDPKSKQLKFHTQTAGSMLTAQQIENNVVRVAYQALAAVLGGTQSLHTNGKDEALALPTEESVRTALRTQQILAHESGAADTIDPLAGSYYVESLTDEVEEEAYEILDEVDDRGGMLEAVEQQWVQRQIQDTAFDRQKEIEEKERIIVGVNEFEVDEDPAMDVEEVTEEDQQRQIDNLAAVREDRDDEAVDAALEALRDAARSDQNLMPYIIDAVKTYATVGEICNVMRDEFGEYQPGGAM, encoded by the coding sequence ATGTTCGATCCCGACGAACTCGAGGAGATCCGGGCCAGCAAGGAGGAGTGGCACGAGGCGGAGGTCGAACCGGTCCTCGAGCGCTTCGGCGAGCGAAAGGAAACGTTCACGACTGATACGGGCGGCCAGGAGGTCGATCGGCTCTACACGCCTGCGGACACCGGCGATCTCGACTACGAGGAGGATCTGGGGAACCCGGGCGAACCGCCGTACACGCGCGGGGTGTACTCGACCGGGTACCGCGGTCGGCTCTGGACGATGCGCCAGTACGCCGGGTTCTCGACGCCGGAAGACACCAACGAGCGCTATCACTACTTGCTCGACGAAGGGCAGACGGGACTCTCGATGGCTTTCGACCTGCCGACCCAGATGGGGTACGACTCCGACGCGTCCATGGCCGCGGGCGAGGTGGGGAAGGCCGGCGTCGCGATCGACTCGCTGGACGACATGGAGACCGTCTTCGACGGCATCCCGCTCGACGAGGTCTCGACGTCGATGACGATCAACGCGCCGGCGTCGGTGCTGCTGGCGATGTACATCGCGGTCGGGGACCAGCAGGGCGTCGACCGCGAGGAGCTTCGGGGGACGATTCAAAACGACATCCTGAAGGAGTACATCGCGCGAAACACCTACATCTACCCGCCGGAGGCGTCGATGCGGATCATCACGGACATCTTCGAGTTCTGCGCCGAGGAAACGCCCAAGTTCAACACCATCTCGATCTCGGGGTATCACATCCGCGAGGCCGGATCGACGGCCGCACAGGAGCTCGCGTTCACGCTGGGCGACGGGATCGAATACGTCGAGACGGCGATCGAGGCCGGCCTCGACGTCGACGACTTCGCGCCGCAGCTCTCTTTCTTCTTCAACGGCCACAACAACATCTTCGAGGAGGTCGCCAAGTTCCGCGCGGCCCGCCGCATGTGGCACGACATCATCGACGAGCGCTTCGACGCGGACGATCCCAAGTCCAAACAGCTCAAATTCCACACCCAGACCGCGGGCTCGATGCTGACCGCCCAGCAGATCGAGAACAACGTCGTTCGCGTCGCCTATCAGGCCCTCGCGGCGGTTCTCGGTGGTACCCAGAGTCTCCACACGAACGGCAAGGACGAGGCGCTCGCCCTGCCGACCGAGGAATCCGTCCGCACGGCGCTGCGAACCCAGCAGATCCTCGCTCACGAGTCCGGCGCGGCCGACACCATCGACCCGCTGGCGGGCAGCTACTACGTCGAATCCCTCACCGACGAGGTCGAGGAGGAAGCCTACGAGATCTTAGACGAGGTCGACGACCGCGGCGGGATGCTCGAGGCCGTCGAGCAACAGTGGGTCCAGCGCCAGATTCAGGATACGGCCTTCGACCGCCAGAAGGAGATCGAGGAGAAAGAGCGGATTATCGTCGGCGTCAACGAGTTCGAAGTCGACGAAGACCCCGCGATGGACGTCGAAGAGGTCACCGAAGAGGACCAGCAGCGCCAGATCGACAACCTCGCTGCCGTCCGCGAGGACCGCGACGACGAGGCCGTCGACGCAGCGCTCGAGGCGCTGCGGGATGCCGCGCGGAGCGACCAGAACCTGATGCCCTACATCATCGACGCGGTCAAGACGTACGCCACGGTCGGCGAGATCTGTAACGTCATGCGCGACGAGTTCGGGGAGTACCAGCCCGGTGGCGCGATGTGA
- a CDS encoding PQQ-dependent sugar dehydrogenase, whose protein sequence is MSEQPDERSTPVTESADNYPSRRRVLRAAAAAGGVAALGGVAVGQDTETIELGGETSGWIGRSPSDIEDETNPTLELEEGTTYEITWENVDGAAHNIAILDSEGNELESTEIISGEGETQTLEFEATSEMAEYYCVVHPNTMRGSIELSSGGGGQQEAAGQMEGFFQSGTEIGVQTIAEGMTAPTDMAVADEGRYFVTDQTGELWVVTDDGLQDEPFLDVSDRMVELGTFQGDYADPNSEYDERGLLGVDPHPDFSENGRLFVHYSAPPNDETPDGWSHVEVVSEFQANDDMTAADPESERVIMEFQKPQYNHNSGPMAFGPDGYLYVPMGDGGGANDAMLGHVDDWYSDNEGGNGQDVSENLLGSVLRIDVDTEGDDRPYGIPDDNPLVDAENALPEHYAWGLRNPFGISFDSDDRLFVADLGQDLFEEIDIIESGGNYGWNVKEGTHCFSPETPGQPPEECPDSAPDEPPYDGQEFQDPIVEYPHVYQEQVVGIAIVGGHVYEADAVQELNGKYIFGDWTADPARQSPAGRLLAASEPEDGAGQMPDEAGGNETNATNATNATDVPEIEQEGFVNETNDTNATNATDVPDVEQEGLENETNATNETAGGDMPTADGDGQEQVVPRDELWEMEELQVAGIEGDTFPFFVRQFGQDDDGNVYVLVNQVGVPEGDTGRVLEIVPPEEGESLSPPQESADMEGGNETAANETDGNVTAANETDGNVTAANETDGNVTAANETDGNLTTDE, encoded by the coding sequence ATGAGCGAGCAACCCGACGAGCGATCGACCCCTGTAACGGAGTCCGCTGACAACTATCCGTCCCGCCGCCGCGTGCTGCGAGCGGCAGCGGCCGCAGGTGGCGTCGCCGCGCTGGGCGGCGTCGCCGTCGGTCAGGACACCGAGACGATCGAACTCGGTGGCGAGACGAGCGGCTGGATAGGACGGTCTCCTTCGGATATCGAGGATGAGACGAACCCGACCCTCGAGTTAGAGGAGGGAACGACCTACGAGATCACCTGGGAGAACGTCGACGGCGCGGCCCACAACATCGCCATCCTCGACTCCGAGGGGAACGAACTCGAGAGCACCGAGATCATCTCCGGCGAGGGAGAAACGCAGACACTCGAGTTCGAGGCGACGAGCGAAATGGCCGAGTACTACTGTGTCGTCCACCCCAACACGATGCGGGGGAGCATCGAACTCAGTAGCGGCGGCGGTGGCCAGCAGGAGGCGGCCGGCCAGATGGAGGGCTTCTTCCAGTCGGGAACCGAGATCGGCGTCCAGACGATCGCGGAGGGCATGACCGCGCCGACGGACATGGCGGTCGCCGACGAGGGCCGCTATTTCGTCACCGACCAGACCGGCGAACTCTGGGTCGTCACCGACGACGGACTGCAGGACGAGCCGTTCCTCGACGTGAGCGATCGGATGGTCGAGCTGGGAACTTTCCAGGGCGACTACGCGGATCCGAACTCGGAGTACGACGAACGAGGGCTGCTCGGCGTGGACCCCCATCCCGACTTCTCGGAGAACGGGCGCTTGTTCGTCCACTACAGTGCGCCGCCGAACGACGAGACGCCGGACGGCTGGAGCCACGTCGAGGTCGTTTCCGAGTTCCAGGCCAACGATGACATGACCGCGGCGGATCCCGAGTCGGAGCGGGTAATCATGGAGTTCCAGAAGCCCCAGTACAATCACAACTCGGGACCGATGGCGTTCGGGCCAGACGGCTACCTGTACGTCCCGATGGGCGACGGCGGTGGTGCCAACGACGCCATGCTGGGTCACGTCGACGACTGGTACAGCGACAACGAGGGCGGGAACGGGCAGGACGTCAGCGAGAACCTGCTCGGCAGCGTCCTCCGGATCGACGTGGACACTGAGGGCGACGATCGACCGTACGGTATTCCGGACGACAACCCGCTGGTCGACGCCGAGAACGCCCTCCCCGAACACTACGCCTGGGGCCTCCGGAACCCGTTCGGCATCTCGTTCGACAGCGACGACCGGCTGTTCGTCGCCGACCTCGGGCAGGACCTCTTCGAGGAAATCGACATCATCGAGTCGGGCGGGAACTACGGCTGGAACGTCAAGGAGGGGACCCACTGCTTCAGCCCGGAGACGCCCGGCCAGCCGCCGGAGGAGTGTCCGGACTCGGCCCCCGATGAGCCGCCGTACGACGGGCAGGAGTTCCAGGACCCGATCGTCGAGTACCCCCACGTCTATCAGGAGCAAGTCGTCGGCATCGCGATCGTCGGCGGTCACGTCTACGAGGCCGACGCCGTGCAGGAGCTGAACGGGAAGTACATCTTCGGCGACTGGACGGCGGACCCGGCGCGCCAGTCCCCAGCGGGGCGACTCCTCGCCGCCTCGGAGCCGGAAGACGGTGCCGGACAGATGCCCGACGAGGCCGGCGGCAACGAGACTAACGCGACCAACGCTACTAACGCGACCGACGTCCCGGAAATCGAACAGGAAGGCTTCGTGAACGAGACTAACGACACCAACGCCACCAACGCGACCGACGTCCCGGATGTCGAACAGGAAGGCCTCGAGAACGAGACGAACGCCACCAACGAGACTGCCGGTGGCGACATGCCGACCGCCGACGGTGACGGTCAGGAGCAGGTCGTCCCGCGAGACGAGCTCTGGGAGATGGAAGAACTCCAGGTCGCGGGCATCGAAGGCGACACCTTCCCCTTCTTCGTCCGACAGTTCGGGCAGGACGACGACGGCAACGTCTACGTCCTCGTGAACCAGGTCGGTGTCCCCGAAGGTGATACCGGTCGGGTCCTCGAGATCGTTCCGCCCGAGGAAGGCGAGTCCCTCTCACCGCCGCAGGAGAGTGCTGACATGGAGGGCGGGAACGAAACGGCTGCGAACGAGACCGACGGTAACGTGACGGCTGCGAACGAGACCGACGGTAACGTGACGGCTGCGAACGAGACCGACGGTAACGTGACGGCTGCGAACGAGACCGACGGTAATCTGACGACCGACGAGTAG
- the mce gene encoding methylmalonyl-CoA epimerase, with the protein MHFDHAGIATDDAQALAELYGDLFGLEVAHEEEFDGLRVVFLECGDGYFELLEPLEEGTVSRYLEDNGAGIHHLALATDDIEGALETVRDHEVALIDEEPRPGAWGHSVAFLHPKDTGGILIELVEH; encoded by the coding sequence ATGCACTTCGATCACGCCGGGATCGCGACCGACGACGCACAGGCGCTTGCGGAACTGTACGGCGACCTCTTCGGCCTCGAGGTCGCCCACGAGGAGGAGTTCGACGGGCTCCGCGTCGTCTTCCTCGAGTGTGGCGACGGCTATTTCGAACTGCTCGAGCCGCTCGAAGAAGGGACGGTTTCGCGGTATCTCGAGGACAACGGCGCGGGAATTCACCACCTCGCGCTCGCGACCGACGACATCGAGGGGGCCCTCGAGACGGTCCGCGATCACGAGGTGGCGTTGATCGACGAGGAGCCGCGACCGGGCGCGTGGGGCCACTCGGTGGCGTTCCTGCACCCGAAAGACACTGGCGGCATCCTGATCGAACTCGTCGAACACTGA
- a CDS encoding DoxX family membrane protein, producing the protein MRSLIHRETGTSERTPLRQSDSTADSIGESGLFRLGRVLFGAVLAVMATDNFRNLEGRIQYAESKGAPVPSLSVPAASGGLLFGGLGVALWRVPVASAAAVAAFFAGTTPMMHDFWEMDDPEMRQQEFFHFAKNTALLGAALAFLKLGLSEAPEE; encoded by the coding sequence ATGCGTAGCCTGATACACCGTGAGACGGGGACCAGCGAGCGAACGCCGCTCCGTCAGTCCGACTCGACGGCCGACTCGATCGGCGAGAGCGGACTGTTTCGACTCGGACGCGTCCTGTTCGGTGCCGTTCTCGCCGTCATGGCGACGGACAACTTCCGGAACCTCGAGGGCCGAATTCAGTACGCCGAGTCGAAGGGCGCGCCGGTCCCGTCGCTTTCGGTCCCGGCGGCGAGCGGGGGGCTCCTGTTCGGCGGTCTCGGCGTGGCGCTGTGGCGGGTGCCCGTCGCGTCAGCCGCTGCGGTGGCGGCGTTCTTCGCCGGAACCACCCCGATGATGCACGATTTCTGGGAGATGGACGATCCCGAGATGCGACAACAGGAGTTCTTCCACTTCGCCAAGAACACCGCGCTGCTCGGGGCGGCGCTCGCGTTCCTGAAACTGGGACTGTCCGAAGCGCCCGAGGAGTGA
- a CDS encoding FAD-dependent oxidoreductase has product MEGTPVSIESVTEVGPDTVTLELETPDGFDALPGQFVLLRAKPDDEVLSRHYTLSSPSVGETFELTVGVDPDGDLSPWLADLDTGETVHIDGPFGRITYEGESDIVAVAGGPGIGPSVAVAEAAHDAGHEAVVIYQADEPAHTARLDALEDAGATVIIVAGDRTDELADTIARHRDAGQLYAFGFDDFVTFVADAIEDAGGDSDDALIENFG; this is encoded by the coding sequence ATGGAAGGGACGCCAGTCAGCATCGAATCGGTCACCGAAGTCGGTCCCGATACGGTCACGCTCGAGCTGGAGACGCCCGATGGGTTCGACGCCCTGCCGGGGCAGTTCGTCTTGCTCCGAGCGAAACCGGACGACGAGGTACTCTCCCGCCACTACACGCTCTCCTCGCCGTCCGTGGGGGAGACGTTCGAACTCACCGTGGGCGTCGATCCCGACGGCGATCTCTCGCCGTGGCTCGCCGACCTCGATACCGGCGAAACCGTCCACATCGACGGACCGTTCGGCCGGATCACCTACGAGGGCGAGAGCGATATCGTCGCAGTCGCCGGAGGCCCGGGAATCGGCCCATCGGTTGCGGTCGCCGAAGCAGCCCACGATGCGGGCCACGAGGCCGTCGTGATCTATCAGGCGGACGAGCCAGCACACACCGCTCGACTCGACGCGCTCGAGGACGCGGGCGCGACGGTCATCATTGTCGCCGGTGATAGGACGGACGAACTGGCCGATACGATCGCGAGACACCGCGATGCAGGCCAGCTGTACGCCTTCGGGTTCGACGACTTCGTCACGTTCGTCGCCGACGCGATCGAGGACGCCGGCGGCGACTCGGACGACGCGCTGATCGAAAACTTCGGCTAA